DNA sequence from the Streptomyces sp. CA-210063 genome:
GGGCGCGATCCATGTCCATCGCCTCTCACACCTACCGCCCCGCAGCGGCCGCGCGTCGGCCGCGGCGAGCAGCGCCATGATCCGCTGGTAGGCCGGTTGGTCCGGCAGTTTCGGGGTCGGCAGCGCGCGCGGCTGCGGATCGGCAGCTCCACTCGCACGAGCCCGTCGTGCTCCCACGACGGGCTCGTGCGGGTGGAGGCCGCCGGGCTCAGCTCGCTGGGCGAAAAGGCCCGCGCAGGTGAGTTCCAGCAAGTCCTGCCCGACGAGTGGCCGCTGATCCTCGGCAACGACCTCGCGTGGACCGTCAGCCGAACACACTGCTCCTCAACCGGGCCGGCACGGACATACCCACCCGCGTCAAGGACATCGAAAACGGCCTGGCCGACGTCGTCACCGTGGGCTCGATGTCCCTCGCCAACCCCGACGGTCGAGCGTGTACGCACCGGCGCGCCGCTGAACACCCCCGACCCCGCCACCTTCTACGCCGGCGACGCAACCGGCTACCCCACCCGCACTGCCTGACAATCCCCGGCCGTACCGGTCCTGGCGGGCCGGTATGTCCCTAATGGCCCCATGGAGGTGCCACGTGGCTGATCACACTGCAGTTGAACTGAGCCCGGAAGCGACCGAGTTCGCGGACTTCTTCGCCGGACTGGCGGTTCCCGAGTCCGAGTTGGATGCGATGCGCATCGTGTCGGAGGGCGTCCATCTCAAGGCCCGGGAGCCGGAAGGCGTCACCTATCGGGAGGTGGACGCGGGTGGCGTTCTGGGAATCTGGTGCGAACCGGTCGATGCCGACACCGACTACGTCCTCCTGCACGGTCACGCCGGGGGCTCCGTTCTGTCGTCGGCGTTCGTCGACCGGAAGCTCGCCGGACATATCGCCAAGGCCGCAGGGGCACCCGTACTGGTCCTGGACTTCCGGCGGGCACCGGAACACAAGTACCCGGCCCAGGTGGACGACGCGGAGGCGGCCTTCAACTGGCTGCTCTCCGAAGGGTACGAGCCGGGGAACATCATCACGATCGGCCACTCCATCGGCGGGTTCATCGCCGTCGCCCTGGCGCTTCGCCTCCGCGACAAGAAGCAGCCGCTGCCCGGCGCCATCGTGTCGATCTCCCCCTGGTGCGACCTCGAGATCGCCAACGAGACCATCGAGGCCAACGCCGGGACGGACAAGATTCTCAGCAAGGGTCTGCTGGAGTTCTTCCGGGAGTCCTGGATCGGCGGCACGGGCATCGAGTTCACGGACACCCGGATCAACCTGAACCGGGCGGACCTGAGTGGTCTTCCCCCGACCCTCGTCTCCTGGGGAACGTACGAGGTCCTGGCCGGTGAGGACGAGGAGTTCGCCGCCCGCGTCAAGGACGCCGGAATCGACACGGCGACCGTCGTGGTCCCCGGCGGCCAGCACTCGTACGTCTACGGCGCCGGCCGCATTCCGGAGACCGACGCCGCCATCGCACAGATCGGCGCGTGGGTCCGGGAGAAGACGAAGATCTGACCGAGCGGTTCCGGTCCGGCAGGCGCAAGAGCCGCACGCGCAGAGGCAGGACCGGACTGCCTATCGGTCTGCAGGCATGGCCTGAGCGGGGGTGATCTCACCACCATCGAGTTCGCCGCGCTGCTGGGCCGGGAAGCCGACGGCTTCGTGCCCGCCTCGGGACTTCGTCCAGACGTGACCGCCACCTCGAGAACCAGGAGAACGACGATGCACAGACCGACCCGCAACGTGTCACGCGTACTGACGGATTCCGCGTCCCGGTACCCGGAGCGCGCCGCAATCGTCTTCGGTGACGAACTCATCACATACAGAGCTCTCGACGCCGCGGCCAACCGGGTCGCGAACCTGCTCGTCTCGCGCGGCGTTCAGCCGGGTGACAAGGTCGCACTGTCCTGCCCCAACCTGCCCCACTTCACCAGCATCTACTTCGGCATTCTCAAGGCCGGGGCGGCGGTCGTGCCGCTGAACGTGCGCTTGAAGGCGCGCGAGGTCGCCTACCACCTCACCGACTCCGACGCGAAGGCGTACTTCGCGTTCGAGGGCACGGCGGAGCTGCCGATCGGACAGGCGGCATGGGAGGGATTCCAGGCGGCCGAAGGCTGTGGCGAGTTCTTCCTGATCGAGGGCGGTGGCGCTCCGTGGGCCGGGGACGGGACGCCGGAGTCGTACACCGCGGTCGTCGCCGAGCAGCCGGTGACGTTCCAGACGGTCGAGCGCGACGAGGACGACACGGCGGTGGTCCTCTATACCTCTGGCACGACGGGCCGGCCCAAGGGCGCCGAGCTGCGTCACCGCAACGTGTACGACAACGCGCTTGCCGGCATCGACCTGTTCGCCGCGGATCCCGAGCGCCCCGACACATACCTGTGCGCGTTGCCGCTGTTCCATGCCTTCGGTCAGACCGTGATCCAGAACGGCGCTCTCGCCTTCGGGGGCACGATCGTGATGCAGCCGAGGTTCGATGCGCGCTCAGCCCTGCGTCTCATGCTCGACCATGACGTGACGTTCTTCGCCGGCGTCCCGACGATGTACTGGGGTCTTCTCGCCGCACTGGACGACACGGTCGACGTCGCCCGCCTTGCCGCGAATCTTCGCGTTGCGGCGGCCGGTGGCTCAGCGCTGCCCGGCGAGATCCACAAGCAGTTCAAGGACCGCTTCGGCGTCACGATCCTCGAGGGATACGGACTGTCCGAGACCTCTCCGATCGCCTCCTTCTCCCGCTTCGGGGAGGAGCCCCGCGTCGGCTCGATCGGCGTGCCGATCCCGGGCGTGGAGATGAAGCTCATCCGTGACGACTGGGCCGACATCGAGGACGGTACCGACGAGATCGGGGAGATCGCGATCAAGGGCCACAACGTCATGAAGGGCTACTACAAACGGCCCGAGGCGACGGCCGAGGCGATCCATGAGGGCTGGTTCCGCTCCGGTGACCTCGCCCGCAGGGACGAGGACGGCTTCTACTACATCGTCGACCGGTCCAAAGACATGATCATCCGGGGTGGCTTCAACGTCTACCCGCGCGAGGTCGAGGAAGTGCTCATGGAACACCCCGCCGTCTCACTGGTCGCCGTCATCGGCGTACCGCACGAGTCCCACGGCCAGGAGGTCAAGGCCGTCGTGGTGAAGAAGGCCGGGAGCGGCACGACCGAGGAGGAGCTCGCCGCCTGGGCGAAGGAGCGGCTCGCCGCGTACAAGTACCCGCGCGTCGTCCAGTTCGTCGACGAACTGCCCCTGACGTCCACCGGCAAGATCCTCAAACGCGGACTCGCCTGAACACCCTGGACGTTGTCGCATCCGGGCCGACGATCTGACCCCGGCCAACGGTCAAGTGCTGCCGAACCTGATCACGAAGTCCGCGTTGAGCGAGGCACTCGCCGACAAGCGCAACGCCCCGGACCGCCGCCGTCCGGAAGCAATACCGTCGGGGCCGGTCGCGACCCGGCCCCGGATCATGTCGTCAGGGGAGCCGGTGATGTCGGGCACACCGGAGAAATTCGGGCGGAACCGCCGCCCTTGGAGCCGGACCGGGATGGCGTCGGCACCTTTTGATCCGGATGGGGGTGTCAGGTGGGCATCCGGTTGGTCTTGCGGACCTGTTTGTCGAACGTCCCGGTGGGGACGAGGCGGCGCGCCGCGCTGATGCGTGAGGCGAGGGGGCCGGCGGTGTAGCGCAGCTTCGGCTTCTTGTCGGTGGCTGCCGTGACGATCACCTTGGCGACGACGGCGGGGTCGTCGCCCTCCTTCATCGCATCCGCGATCATCTCGTCGAAGACGCGCCGTCGCTCCGCGTACAGCGGCAGCGGGGTGTCGGGTTGCGCGGCGTTGGTGTCGAAGCTGGTCTTGGTGTAGCCGGGCTCGACGAGGAGGACCCGGACGCCGTGCTCGCGGACCTCGTGGTCCAGGGACTCGGAGAAGCCCTCGATCGCGTGCTTCGCCGAGACGTAAAGGGCCATGAAGGGCTGGGGGATGAGCCCGAGGACGGACGAGACGTTGATGATGCGTCCCCCTCCCTGGGCGCGCATGTGCGGCAGGACCGCCTTCGTCATACGCATGACACCGAAGACGTTGATGTCGAAGACGCTCTGGGCCTGGGCGACGGAGTTCTCCTCGACGGCACCGGCTGAGCCGATACCGGCGTTGTTGACCAGGACGTCGATCCGCCCGAACCGGTCGATCGCCTGCTCGACCACGGCGGTGGCGGATTCATCGCTCGCCACGTCAAGGTCGAGGTACGTCACCCCGGCGGGCGGGGTGAGTCCCGAGGTTCTCCGGCCGGTTCCGATTACTTCGAAACCCGCTGCCACGAGGGCGCGGGCCGTCTCCCTGCCGATGCCTGATGAGGCTCCTGTCACGAGCGCCACCGGCCGAGTTGCCGCCATCACGTACTCCCTCGATTTGCCTTACGTTCGTATGGCTTACGTTCGTACGACCATATGGGGATCGTCGGTCGATTGCAAGTGGTCACGTCCGGCGATCCAGCAAAGGATCCGAAAACGTTGGGCGCGGTACGGGAAAGACCACGAGCGGACGACGAGCAGGTGACCGAGACCGCAACCGCCGGTCCTCGCATCACCGGCCGCATTCGTCGACGACGGCCTCGGTGCCGTCCTCGCGCACCACTTCGGACGTGGGCACCCAGAGGGGCAGGCCGGCCGAGCCCTGGTTGCGGGGACGGTCCCGGTAGTCGAAGGTGGCCACCCCACTGGCCTCCGGCATGCCGAAACCCTTCAGGATCGGGACATCGAGGCGGTTATGGCTCAAGAAGCGGTCAGGATGCGTACCGGTGAAGACGACCGCGCGGATGTCCGGATCGCGGTCTGCGCGATCGACCAACTCTTTCAGCTGCTTGGTGATCTCGGGATCGAACAACGCGTGCGGGCCTCGATGGTTTCCGGTGCTCGGCGTGCCGGCCGGGCGCCCGGGGGCGGCAGGTCGGGCGCGGTCATGTCACGCGCATGACGACCTCGCCGGCCTTGGTGCGTCCTTGCTCGAGGCGGGCCATGGCTTCACGGGTCTGCGCGGAGCTGGTCGCGCTGGCCTTCATGAAGAGGTACGAGTACGTCACAGTCGCCGTCCGCCAGGTAGGACGCCCGCCATTGGCTCTTTGCCCTGGGGGAAGCCCTCAGGTCCGATGCCGTACGTCGAAGTGCGCGGAGTGCGCGGTCAGCTTGCCGAGCAACTCGATGAGGGTCTGCTGCTCGTCCTCACTGAGGGCGCCCGCCCACTCCTGTTCGCGTGCGTTGTGCGCCTGGAAGGCGGTGGTGATCGCATGCAGACCGGCCTCGGTGAGGCCGAGCTGTACCGCGCGCCCGTCGTAGGAGGCGCGCTCCTTGCTCACCAGGCCGTCCCGTTCCAGCGTGTTCACCAGCGCCGACACGGCGGCTCGGCTCATGCCGGACAGCTCCGCGACCTTCTTCGCCTCGACCGGGCCCGACAGCCAGATGGCGAACAGCACTCGGAAGCCCGGCCAGGACCAGCCGCGAGGCCGGTGTACGGCGGATTCGAGGTCGTAGACGAGCATGTTGGCCGCGCGGTGGAGGGTGAGCACCAGCCGCATGGCGAGCGGGTCGATGCCGGGGAGTTCCCGCGAGGCCCGGTCGACGGCGTGGTCGATGAACGACCAGAAGTGCAGGTGGTCGGCATCCAGCGGTTCCGGTTCCTGGGTCACAGCCGGAGTCTAGGTCGGGAAGCGGGACGCGTCGGCACTCACCGTCCAGGTTTCCGAAACGTAGAAAACCTTCGCCCGAGGGCTTCCCCAGAGATGTCGACGGGGGTACGGTCCCCAATTAATCAAAGCATTGACTACATGCCCTGAGTAGGAGCTGTTCTGTTTCGTCCCCTGGGTCTGCCAGGGGACAGGTCTCCTCCCGGCCGTGCGTCCCGATGCGCAAGGAACCTCGTATGCCCGAAGCACTCGCTCCCCCCAGTCCCGGCGCGCTGCGTGCCTGCATGTCCCGTTTCGCCACCGGCGTCACGGTGGTGTCGTACTCGACCGACAGCGGTCCGCGGGGCGCCACCATGAACTCCTTCACGTCCGTGTCCGCCGAACCGCCGCTGGTCCTGGTCAGCGTCGCCCGCCGGGCCCGCTGCCACGACCAGCTGACCGACGGGCCCTTCTGCGTGAACATCCTCGGTGCCGAACAGGAGCAGTTGGCCCGGCTGTTCGCGGGGGCACAGAGCACCGCGGAGCCCCGCTGGGCAGAAGGCGCGCGGGTTCCCCGGCTGGCCGACCCGCTCGCCTGGGTGGAGTGCGAGCCCTGGCGTACGTACGACGGCGGCGATCACACCCTGGTCCTCGGCCGCGTCACCGACCTCGGTCACCGCGACGGCGACGCCCTGACCTACGCCTGGAGCCGATTCGCGTCCACGACCGAGTCGACCGACGGCATCGAGCACCTCTTCTGAAGCTCTTCCGCCCGTCCCACCCCCTCCCCCTCTCGAGCCCCGCACTCCCCAGGAGAACGACCATGGCCGCACGCACCGGCAAGGAATTCCTCGAGCGCCTGTCCCAGTCCCGCCCCACCGTGCACATCCAGGGCGAGACGCTCACCGGAGGAATCCAGGAGCACCCCGCTTTCCGCAACGTGGTGCGGACCTACGCCGAGCTGTACGACCTCCAGCACAGCGACGAACACAAGGACGTCCTCACGTACGCGTCCCCCACCTCCGGTGAGCCGGTCGGCACGTCCTTCCTCACTCCGCGCACATCGGACGATTTGGTCAAGCGCCGTAAGGCGTTCAAGGTGTGGGCCGACCACAGCAACGGCATGCTCGGCCGCACCGGCGACTACATGAACAGCTCCCTGATGGCGCTCGCCTCTGCCGCCGACTGGTTCGCCCAGGCCAACCCCGCCTTCGGCGAGAACATCCGCCGCTACTACGAGAAGGCCCGCGAAGAGGATCTGCTGTGCACGCACACGCTGATCCCGCCGCAGGTCAACCGGGCGGTGGCGGGTACCCAGCAGGCGGGCGGCAAGCTCGCGGCACGCATCGTGAAGGAGGACGACAACGGCGTGGTGATCCGCGGGGCGCGCATGCTCGCCACCATCGCCCCCTTCGCCGACGAGATGCTCGTCTTCCCCTCGACCGTGCTCCGCGGCACCCCCGAGGACAAGCCGTACTCGTACGCCTTCGCCATCCCCAACGACACCCCCGGCCTGCGCTACATCGCCCGCGAGCCCCTCGACTACGACCGCCCGCGCCACGACCACCCCCTCGCCTCCCGCTTCGAGGAATCGGACTGCGTGGTCGTCTTCGACGACGTGCACGTGCCCTTCGAGCGCTGCTTCGCCCTCGGTGACGCCGAGCTGTGCAACGGCTTCTACTCCCAGACCGCCTCCGTGGTGCACATGACCCACCAGGTCGTCACCCGCACCACCGCCAAGACCGAGTACATCCTCGGACTGGTGACCCTGCTCACGGAGGCCATCGGCATCGAGCAGTTCCAGCACGTCCAGGAGGACATCGCCGAGATCATCACCACCCTGGAGACGCTGCGCGCCTTCCTGCGCGCGGCAGAAGCCGACGCCGAGGTCAACGAGTACGGGGTGCTGACCCCGGCCTGGGCCCCCCTCAACGCCGCCCGCAACCTCTATCCCAAGCTCTACCAGCGCTTCCCGCAGATCCTGCGCAAGCTCGGCGCCTCCGGCCTGATGGCCACCCCGACCGAACTCGACATCACCGGCCCGGCGGCCGCCGACATCGAGGCCTACCTCCAGTCGGCCACCCTCACCGGCGCCGAGCGCGTGAAGCTGTTCCGTCTCGTCTGGGACACCTGCATCTCCGCCTTCTCCAGCCGCCAGGCCCTGTACGAGTACTACTTCTTCGGCGACCCCGTCCGCATGGCCGGCGCGTACGTGAAGAGCTACGACCGCGAGCCGTACAAGGCGAAGGTCCAGGCCTTCTTGGATCAGCACAGCCTGGAGCGCTCCTGATGACGCACCCCCTGGGGAACCCCCCGTCGAAGATCATCGCTGTCCATCTCAACTACCCCAGCCGGGCCAAGGAGCGCGGCCGGATCCCGGCCCAGCCCTCCTACTTCCTCAAGCCCCCCTCGTCGCTGGCGGGCACCCAGGAGGCCATCGTCCGCCCGGAGGGGTGTGAACTTCTCGGGTTCGAAGGCGAGATCGCCCTGGTCGTCGGCAGCCGGGCCCAGCGGGTGCGGCCGGAGGACGGCTGGTCCCACGTGCGGTGGGTGACCGCCGCGAACGACGCCGGGGTCTACGACCTGCGGTATGCCGACCGCGGCTCCAACCTCCGCTCCAAGGGCGCGGACGGCTTCACCCCGATCGGGCCGCGGCTGCTCGATGCCCGCCAACTCGACCCGGACGCACTCCAGTTGCGTACCTGGGTCAACGGCGAACTCGTGCAGGACGGCACCACCGACACGCTCCTCTTCCCCTTCGGACAGCTCGTCGCCGATCTGTCGAGACTGGTCACGCTGGAGCCCGGGGACGTGATCCTGACGGGCACTCCGGCCGGCGCGTCCGTCGTCTCCCCCGGCGACACGGTGGAGGTCGAGGTCACCGGCAGCGGGCAGTCCACCGGGCGGCTGCGCAACCCCATCGCCTCCGGGCCCGCCCTGGAGACGTACGGAGCGATGCCGAGGACGGACGCGGCCGAACGCGAGGCCGCCCACGGAGCCGCGTTCACCCCCGAGCCACTGCTCGACGAACGCATCGAGGACGGCCTGCGTTCGGTCGCGGTCGCCACCCTCAGCGCCCAGTTGCGGGGGCGCGGACTGCCGCACATGTCCATCGACGGGGTACGTCCCACACAGCCGGACACGAAGATGGTCGGCGTCGCCCACACGCTGCGCTACCTTCCGCTGCGCGAGGACCTGTTCAAGCGGTACGGCAACGGCATGAACGCCCAGAAGCGGGCCATCGAGCAGCTGCGACCCGGTCATGTGCTGGTCATGGACGCCCGCCGGGACACCTCCGCCGGCACGCTCGGCGACATCCTCGCCCTGCGCGCCCAGCAGCGCGGCGCGGCCGGGGTGGTCACCGACGGAGGTCTGCGCGACAGCGTCGCCGTCACCGAACTGGGGCTGCCCGTCTACCACGGCGGAGCCCACCCCTCCGTCCTCGGCCGCCGCCATGTGCCGTGGGACACGGGAGTGCCGATCGCCTGCGGCGGAGCCCTCGTGCAGCCCGGCGACCTGCTGGTGGGAGACGCGGACGGCGTGGTCGTCGTGCCGCCCGAGCTGGCCGAGGACCTGATCACCGACTGCCGGGAGCAGGAACAGCGGGAGCACTTCATCACCGAGCAGGTGCGCGCCGGGCACGGCATCGACGGCCTGTATCCCCTCGGTCCCGACTGGCACGAGATGTACGAGCGGTGGCGCAAGCAGCACAGTACGCAAGGAGAGCACTCATGAAATTCCGCAGCGACCCGTCCGCCATCTGCGGCTCCATCGCTCCCGCCATCACCCCCTTCACCTCGGACGGAGCCGTCGACCACGACAGCCTGCGCGCGCTGATCCGCTTCCAGTTGGAGTCCGGTTCGCACGGCATCTCGCTGGGCGGCTCCACCGGCGAGCCCAGCGCGCAGAGCGTCGGCGAGCGGATCGCGGGGATGCGGACGGCGGTCGAGGAGATCGGCGACCGCGTCCCGTTCCTGCCCGGGACCGGATCCCACAAGCTCGACGAGACCCTCGAACTCACTGCGGCGGCAAAGGAGTTGGGCGCGGACGCGGCGCTGGTCATCACGCCGTACTACGCGCGCCCCACGCAGGAGGCGCTGTACCAGTGGTACGCGACCGTCGCACGGGAGTTCCCGGATCTGCCGATCGTCGCCTACAACGTGCCCTCGCGCACGGCCGTCGACATCGCGCCCGAGACGGTGAAGCGGCTGTTCACCGACTTCGAGAACTTCGTGGGCGTCAAGGAGACCACCAAGGACTTCGAGCACTTCTCGCGCGTGCTGCACGCCTGCGGGCGCTCACTGCTCGTGTGGTCGGGCATCGAGCTGCTCTGTCTGCCGCTGCTCGCGCTCGGCGGTGCGGGGTTCGTCTCAGCCGTGGCGAATCTCGCTCCCGGTGCGGTGGCTCGGATGTACGAGCTGTGGGAGGCGGGCGACTTCGACGGTGCCCGCGATCTCCACTACCGCCTGCACCCGCTCGTCGACCTCCTGTTCGTCGAGACGAACCCGGCGCCGGCGAAGTGGGTGCTGCACCAGCAGGGACGTATCGCGTCGCCCCATGTCCGCCCGCCGCTCACCTCTCCCACCGACGCGGGCCTGTCGAAGATCCGGGCGCTGCTCGCCGAGGGCGGCGACCTCACCCAGCAGATCGGAGCCGCGCAGTGAGCACCACTCCTGAGCACCTTCCCTCCGTGATCCGGCACTGGATCGGCGGCGAACTGGTGGACGCGGCCGACAGCCGCACGTTCGATGTCGCCGACCCGGTCTCCAACACGGCCTACGCACAGGCCGCGCGTGGCTCCGCGGCCGACGTGGACCGGGCGGTGACGGCTGCCCGGGTCGCGTTCCCGGAGTGGGCCGGGCTGTCCAACCGGGCACGCGCGGGTGTCCTGTACCGGATCGCCGACGCCGTCGAGGCCCGTCATGACCGGCTCGCCGCCTTCGAGTCGTACGACTCCGGGCTGCCGATCACGCAGGCCCGTGGCCAGGCGCGGCGGGCCGCCGAGAACTTCCGCTACTTCGCGGATGTCATCGTGGCCCTCGGTGAGGAGGCGTTCCGGCAGGGCGACGACCAGTTCAGCTATGTGGTGCGCACACCGGTGGGGGTCGCCGGGCTGATCACGCCGTGGAACACCCCGTTCATGCTGGAGAGCTGGAAGCTGGCACCCGCGCTGGCGTCCGGCTGCACGCTGATCCTCAAGCCGGCCGAGTGGACCCCGCTGTCCGCGTCGCTGTGGCCGGAGATCTTCGACGAGGCAGGCGTGCCCGCCGGGGTGGTGAACATCGTGCACGGCATCGGCGAGGAGGCCGGCCAGGCCCTGGTCGACCACCCGGACGTGCCGCTGATCTCCTTCACCGGCTCCTCCGACACCGGTCGGCACATCATCCGGTCCTCCGCCGAGCACCTGAAGACGGTGTCGATGGAGCTGGGCGGCAAGTCCCCGGTCGTCGTCTTCGCCGACGCGGACCTGGAAGCCGCGCTGGACTCGGTGGTGTTCGGCGTGTTCTCCCTCAACGGGGAGCGCTGCACGGCCGGTTCACGCGTCCTCGTCGAGCGCCCGCTGTACGAGGAGTTCACCCGGCGACTGGCGGAGCGGGCCGCCAACGTACGCGTCGGGCTCCCGTCCGACCCGGCCACAGAGGTCGGCGCACTGGTCCACCCCGAACACTACGAGCGCGTCCTGAACTACGTGGAGATCGGCAGGAAGGAGGGCCGCCTGGTCGCCGGTGGCAGCCGCCCCGACCACCTCGCCGACGGCAACTACCTCCAGCCCACCGTCTTCGCCGACGTCGAACGCGACGCCCGTATCTTCCAGGAGGAGATCTTCGGCCCGGTCGTGGCCGTCGCCCCCTTCGACGACGAGACCGAGGCCGTGGAACTCGCGAACGCCACGCAGTTCGGTCTGGCCGCCTACGTCTGGACCTCGGACCTCAAGCGCGGCCACCGCATCGCGCACGCCGTCGAGTCCGGCATGGTCTGGATCAACTCCCACAACGTCCGTGACCTGCGCACTCCCTTCGGCGGGGTCAAGGCCTCCGGTGTCGGCCGCGAGGGCGGCGCCCACAGCATCGACTTCTACACCGAATCGAAGATCGTCCACGTCGCCCTCGCCGAGGTGCACACCCCCCGCTTCGGAGCCACCTCATGACCGCCTCGAACGCCCCCGACGTCGTCCGGTCCGCCTACGCCCAGCTCGCCGTCACCGACCTCGGCGCCGCCCGCTGGTTCTGGGTCGACATGCTCGGCTTCCACATCCAGTACGAGGACACCGAGTCGCTGTACCTGCGCGGCACGGACGAACTCACCCACCACTCCCTGGTGCTGCGCAAGGGCGACATCGCGGCCCTCGACCACATCTCCTATCGCGTCCGCACCCCCGAGGACGTCGACAAGGCGGAGAAGTTCTTCGCCGGACTCGGCTGCCCGGTCAAGCGGTTGAAGAAGGGCGAGGGAACGCACGGTATCGGCGACGCGGTCCGCGTCATCGACCCGCTCGGCTTCCCCGTGGAGTTCTTTTACGAGATCGCCCGCGCCGAGCGCCTCATCCAGCGCTACGACATCCGCCACGGCGCCGAGATCGCCCGCCTGGACCACTTCAACATCTGCACTCCCGACATCCCGGCCGCCTACGCCCACTACCAGTCCCTCGGCTTCGGCTGCTCGGAAACGATCGAGGGCGACGAGCACGAGCTGTACGCGGCCTGGATGTACCGCAAGCAGACCGTCCATGACGTCGCCTTCACGGGGGGTGCCGGGCCGCGCCTGCACCACGTCGGGGTGGCCACCCACGAGTCCCACCAGGTACTGCGCGCGGCCGACATCTTCGGCTCCCTGCACAAGGAGCACCACATCGAACGAGGCCCCGGCCGGCACGGCGTCTCCAACGCCTTCTACCTCTACCTGAGGGACCCCGACGGCCACCGCGTGGAGATCTACACCTCCGACTACTACACCGGCGACCCGGACCACGAGACGTACCGCTGGAACGTGCGCGACGACCGCCGCCGCGACTTCT
Encoded proteins:
- a CDS encoding fumarylacetoacetate hydrolase family protein, with translation MTHPLGNPPSKIIAVHLNYPSRAKERGRIPAQPSYFLKPPSSLAGTQEAIVRPEGCELLGFEGEIALVVGSRAQRVRPEDGWSHVRWVTAANDAGVYDLRYADRGSNLRSKGADGFTPIGPRLLDARQLDPDALQLRTWVNGELVQDGTTDTLLFPFGQLVADLSRLVTLEPGDVILTGTPAGASVVSPGDTVEVEVTGSGQSTGRLRNPIASGPALETYGAMPRTDAAEREAAHGAAFTPEPLLDERIEDGLRSVAVATLSAQLRGRGLPHMSIDGVRPTQPDTKMVGVAHTLRYLPLREDLFKRYGNGMNAQKRAIEQLRPGHVLVMDARRDTSAGTLGDILALRAQQRGAAGVVTDGGLRDSVAVTELGLPVYHGGAHPSVLGRRHVPWDTGVPIACGGALVQPGDLLVGDADGVVVVPPELAEDLITDCREQEQREHFITEQVRAGHGIDGLYPLGPDWHEMYERWRKQHSTQGEHS
- a CDS encoding MarR family winged helix-turn-helix transcriptional regulator; the encoded protein is MTQEPEPLDADHLHFWSFIDHAVDRASRELPGIDPLAMRLVLTLHRAANMLVYDLESAVHRPRGWSWPGFRVLFAIWLSGPVEAKKVAELSGMSRAAVSALVNTLERDGLVSKERASYDGRAVQLGLTEAGLHAITTAFQAHNAREQEWAGALSEDEQQTLIELLGKLTAHSAHFDVRHRT
- the hpaB gene encoding 4-hydroxyphenylacetate 3-monooxygenase, oxygenase component; translation: MAARTGKEFLERLSQSRPTVHIQGETLTGGIQEHPAFRNVVRTYAELYDLQHSDEHKDVLTYASPTSGEPVGTSFLTPRTSDDLVKRRKAFKVWADHSNGMLGRTGDYMNSSLMALASAADWFAQANPAFGENIRRYYEKAREEDLLCTHTLIPPQVNRAVAGTQQAGGKLAARIVKEDDNGVVIRGARMLATIAPFADEMLVFPSTVLRGTPEDKPYSYAFAIPNDTPGLRYIAREPLDYDRPRHDHPLASRFEESDCVVVFDDVHVPFERCFALGDAELCNGFYSQTASVVHMTHQVVTRTTAKTEYILGLVTLLTEAIGIEQFQHVQEDIAEIITTLETLRAFLRAAEADAEVNEYGVLTPAWAPLNAARNLYPKLYQRFPQILRKLGASGLMATPTELDITGPAAADIEAYLQSATLTGAERVKLFRLVWDTCISAFSSRQALYEYYFFGDPVRMAGAYVKSYDREPYKAKVQAFLDQHSLERS
- a CDS encoding flavin reductase family protein, with protein sequence MPEALAPPSPGALRACMSRFATGVTVVSYSTDSGPRGATMNSFTSVSAEPPLVLVSVARRARCHDQLTDGPFCVNILGAEQEQLARLFAGAQSTAEPRWAEGARVPRLADPLAWVECEPWRTYDGGDHTLVLGRVTDLGHRDGDALTYAWSRFASTTESTDGIEHLF
- a CDS encoding oxidoreductase, with protein sequence MAATRPVALVTGASSGIGRETARALVAAGFEVIGTGRRTSGLTPPAGVTYLDLDVASDESATAVVEQAIDRFGRIDVLVNNAGIGSAGAVEENSVAQAQSVFDINVFGVMRMTKAVLPHMRAQGGGRIINVSSVLGLIPQPFMALYVSAKHAIEGFSESLDHEVREHGVRVLLVEPGYTKTSFDTNAAQPDTPLPLYAERRRVFDEMIADAMKEGDDPAVVAKVIVTAATDKKPKLRYTAGPLASRISAARRLVPTGTFDKQVRKTNRMPT
- a CDS encoding alpha/beta hydrolase; protein product: MADHTAVELSPEATEFADFFAGLAVPESELDAMRIVSEGVHLKAREPEGVTYREVDAGGVLGIWCEPVDADTDYVLLHGHAGGSVLSSAFVDRKLAGHIAKAAGAPVLVLDFRRAPEHKYPAQVDDAEAAFNWLLSEGYEPGNIITIGHSIGGFIAVALALRLRDKKQPLPGAIVSISPWCDLEIANETIEANAGTDKILSKGLLEFFRESWIGGTGIEFTDTRINLNRADLSGLPPTLVSWGTYEVLAGEDEEFAARVKDAGIDTATVVVPGGQHSYVYGAGRIPETDAAIAQIGAWVREKTKI
- a CDS encoding long-chain-fatty-acid--CoA ligase, which codes for MHRPTRNVSRVLTDSASRYPERAAIVFGDELITYRALDAAANRVANLLVSRGVQPGDKVALSCPNLPHFTSIYFGILKAGAAVVPLNVRLKAREVAYHLTDSDAKAYFAFEGTAELPIGQAAWEGFQAAEGCGEFFLIEGGGAPWAGDGTPESYTAVVAEQPVTFQTVERDEDDTAVVLYTSGTTGRPKGAELRHRNVYDNALAGIDLFAADPERPDTYLCALPLFHAFGQTVIQNGALAFGGTIVMQPRFDARSALRLMLDHDVTFFAGVPTMYWGLLAALDDTVDVARLAANLRVAAAGGSALPGEIHKQFKDRFGVTILEGYGLSETSPIASFSRFGEEPRVGSIGVPIPGVEMKLIRDDWADIEDGTDEIGEIAIKGHNVMKGYYKRPEATAEAIHEGWFRSGDLARRDEDGFYYIVDRSKDMIIRGGFNVYPREVEEVLMEHPAVSLVAVIGVPHESHGQEVKAVVVKKAGSGTTEEELAAWAKERLAAYKYPRVVQFVDELPLTSTGKILKRGLA
- the dapA gene encoding 4-hydroxy-tetrahydrodipicolinate synthase, giving the protein MKFRSDPSAICGSIAPAITPFTSDGAVDHDSLRALIRFQLESGSHGISLGGSTGEPSAQSVGERIAGMRTAVEEIGDRVPFLPGTGSHKLDETLELTAAAKELGADAALVITPYYARPTQEALYQWYATVAREFPDLPIVAYNVPSRTAVDIAPETVKRLFTDFENFVGVKETTKDFEHFSRVLHACGRSLLVWSGIELLCLPLLALGGAGFVSAVANLAPGAVARMYELWEAGDFDGARDLHYRLHPLVDLLFVETNPAPAKWVLHQQGRIASPHVRPPLTSPTDAGLSKIRALLAEGGDLTQQIGAAQ